The Campylobacter sp. RM10537 genome has a segment encoding these proteins:
- a CDS encoding cytolethal distending toxin subunit B family protein — translation MKKIILFLAINISFVFAALENYSTGTWNMQGSSASTESKWNISVRQLVTGDNPLDIVAIQEAGVLPATAIMTTRQVQPVGVGIPIHEYEWNLGSLSRPNIAYIYYSRVDVGANRVNMAIVSRIRADEVIVLPPPTVASRPIIGIRIGNDAFFSIHALARGGNDAGAIVTAVDMHFRNMPDINWMIMGDFNRNPDQLTPLLDPDLRRRINVVYPPSFTQTSGNTIDYAVTGNSNQAAAYRPPLITAVLALAGIRSFLASDHFPVNFRRF, via the coding sequence ATGAAAAAAATTATCTTATTCTTGGCTATTAATATTAGTTTTGTTTTTGCAGCTTTAGAGAATTACTCTACAGGAACATGGAATATGCAAGGTTCTTCAGCCTCAACTGAAAGCAAATGGAATATCAGTGTAAGACAGCTTGTTACTGGAGATAATCCTTTAGATATAGTTGCCATACAAGAAGCTGGTGTTTTGCCAGCAACAGCTATTATGACTACAAGACAAGTCCAACCCGTAGGCGTTGGAATTCCTATACATGAATATGAGTGGAATTTAGGTTCTTTATCACGTCCAAATATTGCTTATATTTACTATTCAAGAGTAGATGTTGGCGCCAATCGAGTAAATATGGCCATAGTTAGTAGAATAAGAGCTGATGAAGTCATCGTTTTGCCTCCACCAACAGTAGCCTCACGACCTATTATAGGAATTAGAATAGGTAATGATGCTTTTTTTAGTATCCATGCTTTAGCTAGGGGTGGGAATGACGCTGGTGCTATAGTAACAGCTGTAGATATGCATTTTAGAAATATGCCTGATATTAATTGGATGATTATGGGAGATTTTAATCGCAATCCTGATCAACTAACCCCTTTATTAGATCCTGATTTAAGAAGACGTATCAATGTAGTATATCCACCTTCTTTTACTCAAACTTCGGGCAATACAATTGATTATGCTGTAACAGGAAACTCTAACCAAGCTGCTGCTTATAGACCTCCTTTAATTACAGCTGTTTTAGCTTTAGCAGGTATTAGAAGTTTTTTAGCTTCTGATCATTTTCCGGTAAATTTTAGGAGGTT
- a CDS encoding RICIN domain-containing protein: MKKIKYSLFFLVFAVIFSACSTKELNPLGRSYGDMYDNDPLKIGKEPTKPAKQDTPSLVEGEKFPDIPLVPPVIRFDSADANSTQTPRPRLKSNGDFNDVSAVGGISYTSDFVTIMNPNGAALTVWGINPGNWIWGYSLYNSRKLEDARVWQLIEFTSDIVMIKNAKTNTCLNAYGNGIVHYPCDQSNQAQFWKLIPMSNGAYQIKNLGTEQCIQTPVKDVMHEFNLDSYQIFLQNCAKAGETTLDKQWYITTPAYGTNSPYLKEQL, from the coding sequence ATGAAAAAAATTAAATATAGTTTATTTTTTCTAGTTTTTGCTGTAATATTTTCGGCTTGTTCGACTAAAGAACTCAATCCTCTAGGACGCTCTTATGGAGATATGTATGATAATGATCCTTTAAAAATAGGTAAAGAGCCAACTAAACCAGCCAAGCAAGATACTCCTAGTTTAGTTGAAGGAGAAAAATTTCCAGATATACCTTTAGTGCCACCTGTCATTCGTTTTGATTCTGCTGATGCAAATTCAACTCAAACTCCAAGACCAAGATTAAAATCAAATGGAGATTTTAACGATGTTTCAGCTGTAGGAGGTATTAGCTATACGAGTGATTTTGTAACCATTATGAATCCTAATGGAGCAGCGCTTACTGTATGGGGAATTAATCCAGGAAATTGGATATGGGGCTATAGTCTATATAATAGTAGAAAATTAGAAGATGCTAGAGTATGGCAATTGATTGAATTTACTAGTGATATTGTTATGATTAAAAACGCCAAAACAAATACTTGTTTAAATGCTTATGGTAATGGTATAGTTCATTATCCTTGCGACCAAAGCAATCAAGCACAATTTTGGAAACTCATTCCTATGAGCAATGGAGCTTATCAGATTAAAAATCTTGGCACAGAACAATGCATACAAACCCCTGTAAAAGATGTTATGCATGAATTTAATCTTGATTCTTATCAAATCTTTTTGCAAAATTGTGCTAAGGCTGGTGAAACAACTTTAGATAAACAATGGTATATTACAACTCCTGCTTATGGAACAAATTCGCCTTATCTTAAGGAGCAATTATGA
- the surE gene encoding 5'/3'-nucleotidase SurE: MKEILITNDDGYESKGLKKLVAMLKKEFKAKITVVAPSSEKSACSHSITLVRPLQFVKVKKRFYKLDDGTPADCIYLALHAFYKKKLPDLVISGINKGANVGEDITYSGTCAGAMEAVLQGVPAIAFSQFYKNHEKIDYENALKIIKKLVKKIFNQGFPLDKKEFLNVNFPSSKIKFKGIKIAKVGKRIYNYKAHCNTNPRGKKYFWLASANLDFEEEKKSDIALLKKGYATITPIMLDLTAYKKLKQTKKWLKEK, encoded by the coding sequence ATGAAAGAAATTCTTATTACTAATGATGATGGATATGAAAGTAAGGGTTTAAAAAAACTTGTTGCAATGCTAAAAAAGGAATTTAAAGCAAAAATAACTGTAGTAGCACCATCAAGCGAAAAATCAGCCTGTTCTCACTCCATTACTTTGGTAAGACCTCTTCAATTTGTAAAGGTAAAAAAAAGATTTTATAAACTTGATGATGGAACTCCAGCTGATTGTATTTATTTGGCTTTACATGCTTTTTATAAAAAGAAATTGCCTGATCTTGTCATTAGTGGTATCAATAAAGGAGCAAATGTAGGAGAGGATATTACATATTCTGGGACTTGTGCGGGTGCTATGGAGGCTGTTTTGCAAGGAGTTCCTGCTATTGCTTTTTCGCAATTTTATAAAAATCATGAAAAGATAGATTATGAAAATGCATTAAAAATAATTAAAAAACTTGTAAAAAAAATTTTTAATCAAGGGTTCCCTTTGGATAAAAAAGAATTTCTTAATGTGAATTTTCCTTCTTCAAAAATTAAATTTAAAGGAATTAAAATCGCTAAAGTGGGAAAAAGAATTTATAATTATAAAGCCCATTGCAATACCAATCCAAGAGGAAAAAAATATTTTTGGCTTGCAAGTGCTAATTTGGATTTTGAGGAAGAAAAAAAATCTGATATTGCTCTTTTAAAAAAGGGCTATGCAACTATTACACCAATAATGCTTGATTTAACAGCTTATAAAAAATTAAAACAAACAAAAAAATGGCTTAAGGAAAAGTAA
- a CDS encoding ThiF family adenylyltransferase produces the protein MYDRFTRIKWLITEENLDKILKTKVLVCGLGGVGGICVDALFRSGFTNLTLIDGDYFEVTNQNRQIHSEHIGEEKAKVFEKIYKARGIVARIDQEFLDQFDLSSFDLIIDAIDDIPAKVALANSIDFEKQIFISSTGGARKLDPTRIKTTSIFKTYGDALAKKFRYELRKSGFNKDFDVVFSDEVPCCKDLGSFMGVTASFGLALASLALKKVIDKK, from the coding sequence ATGTATGATAGATTTACACGTATTAAATGGTTAATTACAGAAGAAAATTTAGACAAAATTTTAAAAACCAAAGTTTTGGTTTGTGGTCTTGGAGGAGTTGGCGGAATTTGTGTTGATGCGTTATTTAGAAGTGGTTTTACAAATCTTACTTTAATCGATGGAGATTATTTTGAGGTTACAAATCAAAACCGTCAAATTCATAGCGAACATATAGGCGAGGAAAAAGCAAAAGTTTTTGAAAAAATTTATAAAGCACGGGGTATTGTAGCAAGAATTGATCAAGAATTTCTTGATCAATTTGATTTAAGTTCTTTTGATCTTATCATTGATGCAATTGATGATATTCCGGCTAAAGTAGCTTTAGCAAATTCGATTGATTTTGAAAAACAAATTTTTATTTCTTCTACAGGTGGAGCAAGAAAGCTTGATCCTACTCGTATTAAAACGACAAGTATTTTTAAAACTTATGGTGATGCTTTAGCAAAAAAATTTCGTTATGAACTTAGAAAATCAGGTTTTAATAAAGATTTTGATGTAGTTTTTTCAGATGAGGTGCCTTGTTGTAAAGATCTTGGTTCTTTTATGGGAGTTACAGCTTCTTTTGGTTTGGCTTTAGCTTCTTTAGCGCTTAAAAAAGTTATAGATAAAAAATGA
- the blaOXA gene encoding class D beta-lactamase: MIRIFILFLLFQNFIFAKNLPDFFKEQNLSGVMIFYDGKNFYSNDFLKAKERFSPASTFKIFNALIALNSHVVKDTSEVFYHYEGKKVFLPSWAQDANLTSAIKRSQVPAFKELARKIGKVKMQENLNKLNYGNKKISKIDTFWLDNALQISAKEQAVLLFKLANLKLPYSKKIQEEVIKMIELKQNDDFILYGKTGFNDNIAWVVGFVYLKKVHSYRSFALNVKISNFKDLYKREEILNQYLNKIF, encoded by the coding sequence ATGATAAGAATATTTATTTTATTCTTACTTTTTCAAAATTTTATTTTTGCTAAGAATTTGCCAGATTTTTTTAAAGAACAAAATCTTAGCGGAGTGATGATTTTTTATGATGGTAAAAATTTTTATAGCAATGATTTTTTAAAAGCCAAAGAACGTTTTTCTCCAGCTTCAACTTTTAAAATTTTTAATGCTTTAATCGCTTTAAATTCCCATGTAGTTAAAGATACAAGCGAAGTATTTTATCATTATGAGGGTAAAAAAGTTTTTTTGCCCTCGTGGGCACAAGATGCGAATTTAACTTCAGCCATAAAAAGATCTCAGGTTCCTGCCTTTAAAGAACTTGCAAGAAAAATAGGCAAGGTAAAAATGCAAGAAAATTTAAACAAGCTTAATTATGGTAATAAAAAAATTTCTAAAATAGATACCTTTTGGCTTGATAATGCTTTACAAATTTCAGCCAAAGAACAAGCGGTTTTACTTTTTAAACTTGCTAATTTAAAACTTCCTTATTCTAAAAAAATTCAAGAAGAAGTTATTAAAATGATTGAATTAAAACAAAATGATGATTTTATTCTCTATGGTAAAACAGGGTTTAATGATAATATCGCTTGGGTTGTGGGATTTGTTTATTTAAAAAAAGTTCATTCTTATCGTTCTTTTGCTCTTAATGTAAAAATTTCAAATTTTAAAGATTTGTATAAAAGAGAAGAAATTTTAAACCAATATTTAAATAAAATTTTTTAA
- a CDS encoding type II toxin-antitoxin system RelE/ParE family toxin, which yields MYEIIYYNNKIIKFINNLEPNYKEKAYKMIQELAINGNKLDEQHSKTRCDDIFKIRLKTPRHSIRIFYAFETKLFILHAYAKKDNATKNKDLEICVKRLKDIKRMLA from the coding sequence ATGTATGAAATTATTTATTATAATAATAAAATTATTAAATTTATAAACAATCTTGAGCCAAATTATAAAGAAAAAGCTTATAAAATGATACAAGAATTAGCCATAAACGGCAACAAGCTCGATGAACAACACAGCAAAACAAGATGTGATGATATTTTTAAGATCAGGTTAAAAACTCCAAGGCATTCGATCAGAATTTTTTATGCTTTTGAAACGAAATTATTTATTTTACATGCTTATGCTAAAAAAGACAATGCGACTAAAAATAAAGATCTTGAAATTTGTGTTAAGAGATTAAAAGATATTAAAAGAATGCTTGCTTAG
- a CDS encoding sulfate/molybdate ABC transporter ATP-binding protein, whose translation MLKLDLKHQINSKEFEFKTQINQGEITAIFGESGAGKTTLLKIIAGLIKPNCGYLEVDNEIWFDSKKNINLSIQKRKIGFMFQDYALFPNMNVKENLSYANKNETKINEFLELMNLKELAKAYPKELSGGQAQRVALARALIREPKILLLDEPLSALDFKMRMNLQDELAKILHHFKITTLLVSHDIAEIYKLSHKIIEIQNGKIIKNLIKNEFFTQANLSAKLRLNATLLEVKKSDILIIFTLLLNQDIVKITLSEEEFLKDYQDVKIGDTLLLSIKAFNPIIVGKIK comes from the coding sequence ATGCTAAAGCTTGATCTAAAACATCAAATCAATTCTAAAGAATTTGAATTTAAAACCCAAATCAATCAAGGAGAAATCACAGCTATTTTTGGAGAAAGTGGAGCTGGAAAGACAACCTTGCTTAAAATCATAGCAGGACTAATCAAACCAAATTGCGGGTACTTAGAAGTAGATAATGAAATTTGGTTTGATAGTAAGAAAAATATCAATTTAAGCATACAAAAAAGAAAAATAGGCTTTATGTTTCAAGATTATGCCTTATTTCCTAATATGAATGTCAAAGAAAATTTAAGTTATGCAAACAAAAACGAAACAAAAATCAATGAATTTTTAGAACTTATGAATTTAAAAGAATTAGCCAAAGCGTATCCTAAAGAACTTTCAGGCGGACAAGCTCAAAGAGTCGCTTTAGCAAGAGCCTTAATAAGAGAACCTAAAATTTTACTTTTAGATGAACCTTTAAGCGCTTTAGATTTTAAAATGCGTATGAATTTACAAGATGAACTTGCAAAAATTTTACATCATTTTAAAATCACAACCTTACTCGTAAGCCATGATATAGCTGAAATTTACAAACTAAGCCATAAAATCATAGAAATTCAAAATGGCAAAATCATTAAAAATTTAATCAAAAATGAATTTTTTACACAAGCAAATTTAAGTGCTAAATTACGCTTAAATGCAACCTTGCTTGAAGTTAAAAAAAGCGATATTTTGATCATTTTTACCCTACTTTTAAATCAAGATATCGTTAAAATCACACTTAGCGAAGAAGAGTTTTTAAAAGATTATCAAGATGTAAAAATCGGCGATACGCTTTTACTTTCCATAAAAGCTTTTAATCCTATCATTGTAGGGAAAATTAAATAA
- the modB gene encoding molybdate ABC transporter permease subunit — translation MLDPAFLQTLFLTLKLAFITTFILFFIGVFLAYILSFTRFPFKALLQTCINLPLVLPPSVLGFYLLIAFSTNTFLGEFLQKYFHLSLVFTFEGLVFASIIFSLPFMINPLQSAFSSINQNLLYASYTLGKSKITTLFRVILPNCKAGIFSACAMSFAHTMGEFGVVMMIGGHKQGETLVASIAIYDELETLNYTLAHQYAFTLFILSFAILLSLYFVNKKLNF, via the coding sequence ATGCTTGATCCTGCTTTTTTGCAAACACTTTTTTTAACTCTTAAACTAGCTTTTATTACCACTTTTATACTTTTTTTTATAGGTGTTTTTTTAGCTTATATTTTAAGCTTTACTCGCTTTCCTTTTAAAGCTTTATTGCAAACTTGTATCAATTTGCCTTTGGTTTTACCTCCTAGTGTTTTAGGTTTTTATCTTTTGATTGCTTTTTCAACCAATACTTTTTTAGGAGAATTTTTGCAAAAATATTTTCATCTTTCCTTAGTTTTTACTTTTGAAGGACTCGTTTTTGCTTCTATCATTTTTTCTCTACCCTTTATGATAAATCCTTTACAAAGTGCTTTTTCATCAATCAATCAAAATCTCTTATACGCCTCTTATACTTTAGGCAAAAGCAAAATAACTACTCTTTTTAGAGTCATTTTGCCCAATTGTAAAGCAGGTATCTTTTCAGCTTGTGCAATGAGTTTTGCTCACACTATGGGAGAATTTGGAGTTGTAATGATGATAGGTGGACACAAACAAGGAGAAACTTTAGTCGCTAGTATTGCAATTTATGATGAACTTGAAACCTTAAATTATACCCTAGCACATCAATACGCTTTTACGCTTTTCATTCTTTCTTTTGCCATACTCTTAAGTTTATATTTTGTCAATAAAAAGTTAAATTTTTAG
- a CDS encoding TOBE domain-containing protein, translated as MNTLKGKVCDLIYQDDLILVKINCEDEIFQVLMLSPFKELKLDQEIQMLFKEHELCFATLNSSLSVENSFKAKISKIKEGKLLYHVFFKFHDQKISSLITKEKALELKLSLEQEWLCFIKSNDIILRTNYA; from the coding sequence ATGAATACCTTAAAAGGTAAGGTTTGTGATCTCATCTATCAAGATGATTTGATACTTGTAAAAATAAATTGCGAAGATGAAATTTTTCAAGTTTTAATGCTTAGCCCCTTTAAAGAACTTAAATTAGATCAAGAAATTCAGATGCTTTTTAAAGAACATGAGCTTTGCTTTGCTACCTTAAATTCTAGTTTAAGTGTAGAAAATTCTTTTAAAGCAAAAATTTCAAAAATCAAAGAAGGAAAGCTTTTGTATCATGTATTTTTCAAATTCCACGATCAAAAAATTTCTAGCTTGATCACCAAGGAAAAAGCTTTAGAATTAAAACTTTCTCTCGAACAAGAATGGCTTTGTTTTATTAAATCAAATGATATTATTTTAAGGACCAATTATGCTTGA
- the modA gene encoding molybdate ABC transporter substrate-binding protein: MKKILFFCMFLFLCLKAENLSIFVASSASKAMSAIKDEFLKTHPNDTIEMIFGASGKYYQLLKQGRKFDLFFSADAKYAEAIFQDQNALEKPKIYALGVLALYSLDPNLIHLENLKKNLTKINHLSIANPKIAPYGVAAKEILEKLDLGESLKNKIILGDNIAQPVLYVDSKASELGIVAYSLVSPINHPKGKASIIDPKYFTPLKQSFVITKYAKNKKLAFEFSDFISSAKAREIFKKYGFDTP; the protein is encoded by the coding sequence ATGAAAAAAATATTATTTTTTTGTATGTTTTTATTTTTATGCCTTAAAGCAGAAAATCTTAGTATTTTTGTTGCTTCTTCAGCCTCAAAGGCTATGAGTGCAATTAAAGATGAATTTTTAAAAACTCACCCAAATGATACCATAGAAATGATTTTTGGCGCTTCTGGCAAATATTACCAACTTTTAAAGCAAGGGCGAAAATTTGATTTATTTTTTTCAGCTGATGCTAAATACGCTGAGGCAATTTTTCAAGATCAAAACGCTTTAGAAAAACCAAAAATTTATGCTTTGGGTGTTTTAGCCTTATATAGCTTAGACCCAAATTTAATCCATCTTGAAAATCTTAAAAAAAATTTAACAAAAATCAATCATCTAAGCATAGCAAATCCAAAAATCGCTCCTTATGGAGTTGCTGCTAAAGAAATTTTAGAAAAACTTGATCTAGGTGAAAGTTTAAAAAATAAAATTATCCTAGGAGATAACATTGCTCAGCCAGTTTTATATGTTGATTCTAAAGCATCTGAACTTGGTATTGTAGCTTATTCTTTAGTTTCTCCTATCAACCATCCTAAAGGTAAAGCAAGTATTATCGATCCAAAATATTTCACTCCATTAAAACAAAGTTTTGTAATCACAAAATACGCCAAAAATAAAAAACTAGCCTTTGAATTTAGTGATTTTATTAGTTCAGCTAAAGCAAGGGAAATTTTTAAAAAATATGGATTTGATACTCCATGA
- the bioC gene encoding malonyl-ACP O-methyltransferase BioC, which yields MNFLKAKSSYEKAAKVQNWMGDRLCEKIPANKFFDQVFEFGCAQGEFTRKLKKKIIFKKYILNDILDYKSQDKVEIFDMNDIAQHPLSTQKFDLIASNATLQWLNFKKILPTLANMLDTKGILLLSTFGEKNLEQITKSTGFSLKYLSLFEIKKILQEYFFEILIEEDFITLEFESPLEVFRHLKLSGVNSLGHHTLTKTFLKDYEKKFQNKLTYHPIFIYVKKV from the coding sequence TTGAATTTTTTAAAAGCCAAATCAAGCTATGAAAAAGCTGCAAAAGTGCAAAATTGGATGGGAGATAGACTTTGCGAAAAAATCCCTGCAAATAAATTTTTTGATCAAGTCTTTGAATTTGGTTGTGCACAAGGAGAATTCACACGAAAATTAAAAAAGAAAATCATCTTTAAAAAATACATTTTAAATGATATTTTAGATTATAAATCTCAAGATAAAGTAGAAATTTTTGATATGAATGATATAGCTCAGCATCCTTTAAGCACTCAAAAATTCGATCTTATCGCCTCAAATGCAACTTTACAATGGCTTAATTTTAAAAAAATACTTCCCACTCTTGCAAATATGCTTGATACAAAAGGTATTTTGCTTTTATCCACTTTTGGCGAAAAAAATTTAGAACAAATCACAAAAAGCACAGGCTTTTCTTTGAAATATCTTTCTCTTTTTGAAATAAAAAAAATCTTACAAGAGTATTTTTTTGAAATCCTTATAGAAGAAGATTTTATCACTTTAGAATTTGAAAGTCCTTTAGAAGTTTTTAGGCATTTAAAACTAAGTGGGGTAAATTCTTTAGGCCATCATACCTTAACGAAAACTTTTTTAAAAGACTATGAAAAAAAATTTCAAAACAAACTCACCTATCATCCTATTTTTATTTATGTAAAAAAAGTATAA
- a CDS encoding pimeloyl-ACP methyl esterase BioG family protein, giving the protein MKNTFLYKNLNCDELIIVFGGFASHPSHFSHLKSEKNVVLFYDFENLDFKFDFKAFSKIKLIAFSMGVCLANYLLKEYDFDQKIAINGTNLGIDKEKGIHPTLFSKTIKKFNLENFKNSLFKNHKEKTKNFIFKDENTLKNELNMLFNFALKEQKDYLTWDKIYSSNQDEIFPQNALKKSFENLIFLNEPHFAFFHFHSWDEF; this is encoded by the coding sequence ATGAAAAATACTTTTTTATATAAAAATCTAAATTGCGATGAACTTATTATTGTTTTTGGAGGTTTTGCAAGTCATCCGAGCCATTTTTCACACTTAAAAAGTGAAAAAAATGTTGTATTGTTTTATGATTTTGAAAATTTAGATTTTAAATTCGATTTTAAAGCTTTTTCAAAAATTAAATTAATAGCTTTTTCTATGGGAGTTTGTCTTGCTAATTATCTTTTAAAAGAATATGATTTTGATCAAAAAATTGCCATCAATGGAACCAACTTAGGCATAGATAAAGAAAAAGGTATCCATCCTACACTTTTTAGTAAAACTATAAAAAAATTTAATTTAGAAAATTTTAAAAACTCTTTATTTAAAAATCATAAAGAAAAAACTAAAAATTTTATCTTTAAAGATGAAAATACTTTAAAAAATGAACTTAATATGCTTTTTAATTTTGCTTTAAAAGAACAAAAAGATTATTTAACTTGGGATAAAATTTACTCAAGTAATCAAGATGAAATTTTTCCACAAAATGCTTTAAAAAAAAGCTTTGAAAATTTAATTTTTTTAAATGAACCTCATTTTGCTTTTTTTCACTTTCATTCTTGGGATGAGTTTTGA
- a CDS encoding aminotransferase class I/II-fold pyridoxal phosphate-dependent enzyme gives MSVDKILQDLKNDHNFRTLPHLRHEGKFVYKESKKLLNLASNDYLALSYDEELKEEFLSNLKKEYNYFSSSSSRSLSGNFGIYEELEDYLKADFKDKEILHFNSGYHLNLSCIAALSSLNKTLFLADKLIHASMIDGLRLNGADFFRYKHNDLDHLVSLIQKHYEKYENIIILSEALFSMDGDFSDLKALVELKKNYPKIKLYIDEAHSVGCFDKKGLGFAKSLGLENEIDFLVFTFGKAVASMGACMICAKKYKDFFINKARAFIYSTALPPINVAFTLFIFKNMAKFQNKRENLYHLSQFLKDKLQEKNLQILGDSYIISLILGDNKKALAIAQILEKGGIFAPAIKEPTVPKNTARIRFSLHAGLDQNDLEQILELL, from the coding sequence ATGTCCGTTGATAAAATCTTACAAGATTTAAAAAATGATCACAATTTTAGAACTCTACCTCATCTACGTCATGAGGGAAAATTTGTTTACAAAGAAAGTAAAAAACTTTTAAATTTAGCTTCAAATGATTACTTAGCACTCTCTTATGATGAAGAATTAAAAGAAGAATTTTTAAGCAATTTAAAAAAAGAATATAACTATTTTTCAAGCTCAAGCTCAAGAAGCTTAAGTGGAAATTTTGGAATTTATGAAGAATTAGAAGATTATTTAAAAGCCGATTTTAAAGATAAAGAAATACTTCATTTTAACAGCGGGTATCATTTAAATTTATCCTGCATAGCCGCACTTTCAAGCTTAAATAAAACTCTTTTTTTGGCTGATAAATTGATCCATGCGAGTATGATTGATGGATTAAGACTTAATGGGGCTGATTTTTTCCGTTATAAACACAATGATTTAGATCATTTAGTATCTTTGATCCAAAAACATTATGAGAAATATGAAAATATCATCATACTTAGCGAAGCTTTATTTAGCATGGATGGAGATTTTAGCGATTTAAAAGCTCTTGTTGAACTTAAAAAAAATTATCCAAAAATAAAACTTTATATTGATGAAGCTCATAGTGTTGGATGTTTTGATAAAAAGGGTTTAGGATTTGCAAAATCCCTTGGTTTAGAAAACGAAATTGATTTTTTAGTTTTTACCTTTGGAAAAGCTGTTGCTTCAATGGGTGCTTGTATGATTTGTGCTAAAAAATATAAAGATTTTTTCATCAATAAAGCACGTGCTTTTATCTATTCTACAGCTTTACCTCCTATCAATGTTGCTTTTACACTTTTTATTTTTAAAAATATGGCAAAATTTCAAAATAAAAGAGAAAATTTATATCATCTAAGTCAATTTTTAAAAGATAAACTCCAAGAAAAAAATCTGCAAATTTTAGGGGATTCTTATATTATTTCCTTGATTTTAGGAGATAATAAAAAAGCTTTAGCGATAGCTCAAATTTTAGAAAAAGGTGGTATCTTTGCTCCAGCAATCAAAGAACCTACTGTGCCCAAAAATACAGCCAGAATTCGCTTTTCTTTACACGCAGGACTTGATCAAAATGATCTTGAGCAAATTTTGGAGTTATTATGA